Proteins encoded in a region of the Candidatus Jidaibacter acanthamoeba genome:
- a CDS encoding ankyrin repeat domain-containing protein: protein MKRNEDTRTYTYPEQITQEQQGYESLQAALCYNFKNMDLLIQALTRRSAVNIKDNETLEFIGDRALELAVTDILMEKYPDYTEGTLNSMLSNLVRNDGPLLDVAKRLEISEDMIPQGNVSDRRLADAMEAIIGAIFLDSGKDYAVIKSFIIRHWDSLNLDPEEVAFQAVGNKDIQLLKGLLKTGVNPNALISNKIGEEKWHLESYSLLYSAVALGKEKMVKALLKAGADPNQEVIFKDNEARDYTSFPLLVAVNGCTKKEREEGDKIINKRYSKIISLLINNKADINKVNNYGRSSLHNAVVMGGMVVDKLIKNGAAISIADNIGQTPLHILAGRRYSDKKTAKALIRAGANIDAVDKEGYTPLHFAIMKENIDIIKLLIKKGANVNRIDNTGRTALHILVYCNTSSTIPNDYFETNNKLPFTISFPAILDILLKNKADPLFKYLRYTPRDIIKFRLNTTDTK from the coding sequence ATGAAAAGGAATGAAGATACTCGAACATATACTTACCCTGAACAAATAACCCAAGAACAGCAAGGATATGAAAGTTTACAAGCAGCACTGTGTTATAATTTTAAAAATATGGACTTACTTATACAAGCTTTAACCAGAAGGTCGGCAGTTAACATAAAAGATAATGAGACTTTAGAATTTATAGGAGATAGAGCTTTAGAATTAGCTGTAACGGATATTTTAATGGAAAAGTACCCAGACTATACTGAGGGAACTTTAAATAGTATGTTATCAAATCTTGTAAGGAATGATGGCCCTTTGCTAGATGTAGCAAAAAGACTAGAGATAAGCGAAGATATGATTCCACAAGGTAATGTAAGTGACCGTAGGTTAGCAGATGCGATGGAGGCAATAATTGGGGCAATCTTTTTAGATAGTGGAAAAGACTATGCTGTTATCAAAAGTTTTATAATAAGGCATTGGGATTCACTTAACTTAGACCCGGAAGAGGTTGCATTTCAAGCTGTAGGAAATAAAGATATTCAATTACTTAAGGGTTTGCTTAAAACCGGAGTAAATCCTAATGCATTAATTAGCAATAAAATAGGAGAAGAGAAGTGGCACCTAGAAAGTTATTCACTTTTATATTCTGCTGTGGCATTAGGTAAAGAAAAGATGGTAAAAGCTTTATTAAAGGCGGGAGCGGATCCAAACCAAGAAGTAATTTTTAAAGATAATGAAGCAAGAGATTATACATCTTTCCCACTTTTAGTGGCAGTAAATGGATGTACTAAAAAGGAAAGGGAAGAGGGTGATAAAATAATTAATAAGCGCTACAGCAAAATAATAAGCTTATTAATAAATAATAAGGCTGATATTAACAAAGTAAATAATTATGGCCGTTCATCTTTACATAATGCAGTTGTTATGGGCGGTATGGTTGTAGATAAATTAATTAAGAACGGGGCAGCAATTAGTATTGCTGATAACATAGGACAAACTCCGCTACATATTTTAGCCGGGAGGCGATATAGTGATAAAAAAACTGCTAAAGCGCTTATTAGAGCCGGTGCTAACATAGATGCGGTTGATAAGGAAGGGTATACTCCATTACATTTTGCAATAATGAAAGAAAACATAGATATAATAAAGTTACTAATAAAGAAAGGAGCCAATGTAAATAGAATTGATAATACAGGTAGAACAGCTCTTCATATATTAGTCTATTGTAATACATCTAGTACAATTCCAAATGATTATTTTGAAACTAATAATAAATTGCCTTTTACAATTTCATTCCCTGCGATTCTAGACATTTTACTTAAAAATAAAGCTGACCCTCTTTTTAAATATCTTAGATATACTCCTAGGGATATAATTAAATTTAGGCTTAATACTACCGATACTAAAC